A window from Dehalococcoidia bacterium encodes these proteins:
- a CDS encoding SDR family NAD(P)-dependent oxidoreductase: protein MTKLSKLSRSIEGLTTIITGAASGMGRATAYVFADEGARLALVDRNADGVSTVADEIRAAGGEARAYTADLADGAAITDLVARVRSDFGPVDILVNNAGISVGAPIDHDMWEQAWELTFAVNLTAQARLIRACAEDLARNRAGRVVNIASTEGLGATPGGSPYTAAKHGVIGLTRSMAVELGPRGINVNCICPGPIRTGMTAGIPDEAKEKYARRRVALKRYGDPEEVAHATLSLCLPAASYITGAALVVDGGMIIRNA, encoded by the coding sequence ATGACGAAGCTCAGCAAGCTCAGCAGGTCCATTGAAGGCCTGACGACGATCATCACCGGCGCGGCGAGTGGCATGGGCCGCGCGACCGCCTACGTCTTCGCCGACGAAGGCGCGCGCCTCGCGCTCGTCGACCGCAACGCCGATGGCGTCTCGACGGTCGCCGATGAGATCCGAGCAGCGGGCGGCGAAGCGCGCGCTTACACCGCCGACCTCGCCGACGGCGCCGCCATCACAGACCTCGTCGCGCGCGTGCGGTCCGATTTCGGGCCCGTCGATATTCTCGTGAACAACGCCGGCATCTCCGTCGGTGCGCCGATCGACCATGATATGTGGGAACAGGCATGGGAATTGACGTTCGCCGTCAACCTCACCGCGCAGGCGCGCCTGATCCGCGCTTGCGCCGAAGATCTCGCGCGCAATCGCGCCGGCCGCGTCGTCAACATCGCTTCGACGGAAGGGCTCGGCGCGACGCCCGGCGGCAGCCCCTACACCGCCGCGAAGCACGGCGTCATCGGCCTCACACGGTCGATGGCCGTCGAACTCGGGCCGCGCGGCATCAACGTCAACTGCATCTGCCCGGGGCCGATCCGCACGGGCATGACGGCGGGCATCCCGGACGAGGCGAAGGAGAAGTACGCACGGCGTCGCGTCGCCCTTAAGCGCTACGGGGACCCGGAAGAAGTCGCGCACGCCACGCTCAGCCTCTGCCTGCCGGCCGCGAGTTACATCACGGGCGCGGCGCTCGTCGTCGATGGCGGCATGATCATCCGCAACGCATAG